From the genome of Blautia pseudococcoides, one region includes:
- the yyaC gene encoding spore protease YyaC, giving the protein MDKNMDTHLDTPVYYIEGRTDRAGNKIGSLLTELYAKSDSNFEELVFLCIGSDRITGDSLGPLIGHRLAKEHLNRCCIYGTLANPVHALNLQETVESVKKEHPNSLTVAIDASLGSKKHQGFVTVGQGSLEPGLGVKKKLPPVGDISITGIVNLSGAFEHFLLQTTRLSTVMELADAIVSGILVAHRQYFGTRRPSLLAFFHPEEERRRSLTKLTPLSAESAAAKPKGS; this is encoded by the coding sequence ATGGATAAAAATATGGACACACACCTTGATACGCCCGTTTACTATATTGAAGGCCGCACAGACCGGGCCGGTAATAAGATCGGCTCCCTGCTCACCGAACTATACGCCAAATCCGACAGCAATTTTGAAGAACTGGTCTTCCTCTGCATTGGAAGTGACCGCATCACCGGCGACAGCCTTGGACCGCTCATAGGCCACCGCCTGGCAAAAGAACATCTGAACCGCTGCTGTATATACGGCACCCTTGCCAATCCTGTCCATGCCTTGAATCTCCAGGAGACTGTGGAATCCGTAAAAAAAGAACACCCCAACAGCCTGACGGTAGCCATTGACGCCTCCCTGGGATCCAAAAAGCACCAGGGGTTTGTCACTGTGGGACAAGGCTCCCTGGAACCGGGCCTGGGAGTAAAAAAGAAGCTGCCCCCTGTAGGTGACATATCCATTACCGGAATCGTCAATCTGTCGGGAGCATTTGAACACTTTCTACTGCAGACAACCCGCCTGTCCACTGTCATGGAACTGGCGGATGCCATTGTCTCAGGAATCCTGGTAGCGCACCGTCAATACTTCGGCACGCGCCGCCCTTCTCTTTTGGCTTTCTTCCATCCGGAGGAGGAACGCCGGCGCAGCTTGACAAAATTAACCCCGCTGTCCGCAGAGTCCGCGGCTGCCAAGCCGAAGGGAAGCTGA
- a CDS encoding 3-alpha domain-containing protein — protein MLLPGLVPKGNLLYGKTADEKGLRRRLSLPGLSASLRLGSRGLCGQRG, from the coding sequence ATATTATTACCGGGCCTGGTTCCCAAGGGGAATCTATTATATGGCAAAACGGCTGATGAAAAAGGTCTTCGGAGAAGACTATCATTACCAGGATTATCAGCTTCCCTTCGGCTTGGCAGCCGCGGACTCTGCGGACAGCGGGGTTAA